From Anaerohalosphaera lusitana, one genomic window encodes:
- a CDS encoding glycoside hydrolase family protein, producing the protein MSNHRVCGLIVFLGIFGCLLADDAFEFDREVRRFAGKSTISSGLVAQSDDSSVRDVSADQNSYPHCSSESDDASSKVSPAFDPNTFADKLEYLGVAVEEPGWHVWGTSPVMADDGKVHLFCARWPISARFDPGWRIASQIAHYVGDGPEGPFKFSDVALSGTGKDTWDKTGVHNPAIHRVCDKYVLLYISNTGLEGHPANQCIGMATADSPYGPWQKVGEDGLILAPPEDESYWNYGSGCGVNNPAFLQHPDGRFFLFFKSRPGNRGGTKMGLAIADKLEGPYVQKRKPITANDRAIEDGYAFASGGKIYLLTTDNHGMLKRGGGLLWVSDDGENFESIPRPGFDLFANYLPSEDRSQAKRIYGGQLKFERPQVLMIDGRPAYLYMPSGFNIKGGNGTISHVLRVRY; encoded by the coding sequence ATGTCGAACCATAGGGTGTGCGGGCTGATTGTATTTCTAGGTATTTTCGGCTGCCTTTTGGCGGATGATGCGTTTGAGTTTGATAGGGAGGTAAGGCGATTTGCCGGCAAGAGTACCATATCGTCTGGCCTAGTTGCGCAGTCAGACGATAGTTCCGTTCGTGATGTGTCGGCAGATCAAAATTCATACCCGCATTGTAGCAGTGAATCTGACGATGCCAGCTCTAAGGTGAGTCCGGCATTTGATCCGAATACTTTCGCGGATAAGCTTGAGTATCTCGGAGTTGCGGTCGAAGAACCGGGCTGGCATGTATGGGGGACGTCGCCCGTGATGGCGGATGATGGCAAGGTGCATCTGTTCTGTGCGAGATGGCCGATCTCTGCAAGGTTTGATCCCGGCTGGCGAATAGCGTCGCAGATCGCTCATTATGTCGGCGATGGTCCTGAAGGGCCGTTCAAGTTTTCCGATGTTGCTTTGAGCGGTACGGGCAAAGATACGTGGGACAAGACCGGTGTGCACAATCCTGCTATACACCGCGTGTGCGATAAGTACGTTCTGCTTTATATCAGTAATACAGGATTGGAGGGGCATCCGGCGAATCAATGCATTGGCATGGCTACGGCCGATTCGCCTTATGGACCCTGGCAAAAGGTTGGCGAGGATGGGCTGATACTTGCGCCTCCGGAGGATGAGAGCTATTGGAATTATGGTTCAGGTTGCGGAGTGAACAACCCGGCGTTTCTGCAACACCCGGATGGGCGGTTTTTCCTGTTCTTCAAGTCCAGGCCAGGCAACAGAGGCGGTACTAAGATGGGGCTTGCGATCGCAGATAAGCTGGAGGGGCCTTATGTACAAAAACGCAAGCCGATAACTGCTAACGATAGGGCGATTGAGGATGGGTATGCGTTCGCTTCTGGCGGCAAGATATACCTGCTGACTACGGATAATCACGGCATGCTCAAAAGAGGCGGCGGGCTGCTCTGGGTTTCGGATGATGGTGAGAATTTTGAATCCATACCAAGGCCGGGCTTTGATCTTTTCGCGAATTATTTGCCAAGTGAAGACCGCTCTCAAGCAAAACGCATCTATGGTGGACAGTTAAAATTCGAACGACCTCAGGTTTTGATGATCGACGGGAGACCAGCGTACTTGTATATGCCCAGTGGATTCAATATCAAGGGCGGCAACGGAACGATCAGTCATGTTTTACGAGTCAGATATTGA
- a CDS encoding sigma-70 family RNA polymerase sigma factor, with the protein MNNDSQKTNSEQFVALLVPNQRKVQAFILMLVPNKTDADDIFQETICEMWNKFGDFQPGTDFTAWAVTIAKYKVLAFHKRKKNSKLMFSSRVSDLLASVASTKVERLHEHVDVLRQCLGKLSKKEVFLLKMRYEDQLTFKEMSARTGKQPSGLHRMMATIHSRLALCVRRTLRLEEVS; encoded by the coding sequence ATGAATAATGATAGCCAAAAAACTAATTCGGAACAATTTGTTGCCTTATTGGTGCCTAATCAGCGAAAGGTCCAGGCCTTCATCCTGATGTTGGTGCCAAACAAGACAGATGCTGATGACATTTTTCAGGAAACTATCTGTGAGATGTGGAACAAATTCGGCGATTTTCAGCCCGGTACCGATTTCACTGCCTGGGCGGTGACAATAGCCAAGTATAAGGTGCTTGCATTTCACAAAAGGAAGAAAAATTCCAAACTGATGTTCAGCTCCAGGGTCAGTGACTTGCTTGCTTCAGTTGCCAGTACAAAAGTTGAAAGATTGCACGAGCATGTAGATGTTCTGCGGCAGTGTCTTGGCAAATTGTCCAAAAAGGAAGTGTTTTTGCTCAAAATGCGGTATGAGGATCAGTTGACATTCAAAGAGATGTCAGCACGGACAGGGAAACAGCCATCCGGCCTTCATCGCATGATGGCGACAATCCATTCCAGGTTGGCTTTGTGTGTCCGCCGGACCTTGAGGCTTGAGGAGGTTTCATGA
- a CDS encoding dihydroorotate dehydrogenase electron transfer subunit has product MGNGCNHKHTIFTAHVLESIEIGPLYHRTTFQLDEVGSKAFADAVPGQFAELDLTAVSLPPLEKIPPKLVDACKRNIILRRPFSFADIRKDNPGAIEIDILFCVLGPATVRMTSLRPGDSVSVIGPLGNGFSVPEGTKNALLVAGGMGAPPLQHLGFYLRENFPDMNVVAFAGAKSKEDLPYQLLEAPERDTELAEFSRCDVPAHIATDDGSIGMKGFVTQALENWIRTNDPKSGSTVIYTCGPEPMLAQVAKIAISHDLPCQVSMERRMACGIGLCQSCAIEVRTPASEETVYKLCCKDGPIFDARELVF; this is encoded by the coding sequence ATGGGAAACGGTTGTAATCATAAACACACGATCTTCACCGCTCACGTTCTCGAAAGCATAGAGATCGGTCCGTTGTACCACAGAACGACTTTCCAACTGGACGAAGTTGGTTCAAAGGCCTTCGCAGACGCAGTTCCCGGCCAGTTCGCCGAACTGGATCTTACCGCCGTATCGCTTCCGCCGCTAGAAAAGATACCGCCTAAGCTTGTCGATGCCTGCAAGCGAAACATTATACTCAGACGCCCTTTCAGCTTTGCAGATATCCGCAAGGACAATCCCGGCGCGATAGAGATAGACATACTTTTTTGCGTGCTCGGCCCTGCAACCGTGAGGATGACAAGCCTGCGACCCGGAGATTCGGTTTCAGTAATTGGACCTTTGGGCAACGGTTTCAGCGTGCCGGAAGGCACCAAAAACGCCCTTTTGGTCGCCGGAGGCATGGGTGCCCCGCCTTTGCAGCACCTCGGATTTTACCTTCGCGAAAACTTCCCGGATATGAACGTTGTAGCGTTTGCCGGGGCAAAATCAAAGGAGGACCTCCCCTACCAGTTGCTTGAAGCCCCGGAGAGGGACACCGAGCTGGCTGAGTTCTCAAGATGTGACGTACCCGCCCATATCGCCACCGATGACGGGTCGATCGGTATGAAGGGATTTGTGACCCAGGCTTTGGAGAACTGGATCCGTACCAACGATCCCAAATCCGGAAGCACTGTAATATACACCTGCGGCCCGGAACCGATGCTGGCTCAGGTCGCAAAAATCGCGATTTCACATGATTTGCCCTGCCAGGTCTCCATGGAACGCAGGATGGCATGCGGTATCGGCCTTTGCCAGAGTTGTGCGATTGAAGTCCGTACTCCCGCCTCAGAAGAAACAGTCTACAAGCTCTGCTGCAAGGACGGGCCGATCTTTGACGCGCGGGAACTGGTATTTTAG
- the dacB gene encoding D-alanyl-D-alanine carboxypeptidase/D-alanyl-D-alanine-endopeptidase, giving the protein MFERIQKEKFSRRAFFVLIFALASATYAGVNSQITQILNRKHCSGVDFAIKIVDADSGGLLYEQNSEEPMTPASNMKLVTTAAALHYLGPEYEFRTRLCMAGSNVVVVGGGDPLLGDRELARSYDKDPDWVVDDMVKRIKERSIESVNDIILDSTFFDDNRVHPKWPVDQLNRSYAAEVSGLSYSNNCVRMTVSRKSSRVYINVDPVSNYLDLINQVKATSSGSSAAGAYRCNIPNKLYVKGRCRTSTGFDVAIERPALFFGAVLKKKLEEAGIDVRGSIYEKYCKRDPEIEIVAEYRTPLLDVLKRCNKDSLNMAAESLVKTISAENTTGKVNGEWEHGLVLIGRYLNSLGIDGSEFVLDDGCGLSRENRISTNAIVSVLENIRQRGRWNYFRQTLAVGGVDGTIRKYFRQAKYKGKIVGKTGYIRGVRAFSGVVETENGDFLFSILTEGGSSYVRRAINDISEVIVDNAG; this is encoded by the coding sequence ATGTTTGAACGGATTCAAAAAGAAAAGTTTAGTCGGCGGGCGTTTTTTGTTCTGATCTTTGCTTTGGCTTCGGCCACTTATGCCGGAGTTAATTCGCAGATCACGCAAATCCTCAACCGAAAGCATTGCAGCGGGGTCGATTTTGCGATCAAGATAGTTGATGCCGACAGCGGTGGGCTGCTTTATGAGCAGAACAGTGAAGAGCCGATGACTCCGGCTTCGAATATGAAGCTGGTTACGACAGCGGCTGCCCTGCATTATCTCGGGCCTGAGTACGAATTCAGGACCAGGTTGTGTATGGCCGGGTCGAATGTTGTGGTAGTCGGGGGTGGGGACCCGCTGCTTGGTGACCGCGAATTAGCGAGAAGCTATGACAAGGACCCCGACTGGGTGGTCGATGACATGGTCAAGCGGATCAAGGAACGCAGTATCGAGTCCGTGAACGATATCATTCTTGACAGCACCTTTTTTGACGATAACCGGGTTCACCCAAAGTGGCCCGTGGACCAGCTAAATCGCAGTTATGCGGCCGAGGTAAGCGGTCTTAGCTACAGCAATAACTGTGTGCGTATGACGGTCTCCCGCAAATCGTCAAGAGTTTACATAAATGTAGACCCCGTCAGTAATTATCTTGATCTGATCAACCAGGTGAAGGCGACCAGCAGCGGCAGCAGTGCGGCCGGCGCATACCGTTGCAATATCCCCAACAAGCTGTATGTCAAAGGCCGATGCAGAACGAGTACGGGTTTTGATGTCGCGATAGAGCGGCCTGCACTGTTTTTCGGCGCGGTTCTCAAGAAAAAGCTCGAGGAGGCGGGCATAGACGTTCGCGGTTCGATCTATGAAAAATACTGCAAGCGAGACCCGGAAATTGAGATCGTTGCAGAATACAGAACCCCTTTACTGGACGTTCTCAAGCGATGCAACAAAGATAGTCTTAATATGGCCGCTGAATCACTTGTCAAGACGATCTCAGCGGAGAATACCACAGGCAAGGTAAATGGTGAATGGGAACACGGGCTTGTTCTGATAGGTCGATACCTTAACAGCCTGGGCATTGACGGATCAGAGTTTGTCCTGGATGACGGCTGCGGGCTGAGCAGGGAAAATCGCATAAGCACGAACGCCATTGTATCAGTCCTCGAGAATATACGCCAGCGAGGACGTTGGAACTACTTTCGCCAGACGCTCGCTGTAGGGGGTGTCGACGGAACGATACGAAAGTATTTCCGACAAGCAAAATACAAGGGAAAGATCGTCGGCAAGACCGGCTACATAAGAGGCGTCAGGGCATTTTCTGGCGTGGTCGAAACCGAGAACGGTGATTTCCTATTCAGTATCCTTACGGAGGGCGGCAGCAGCTACGTCCGCCGCGCGATCAACGACATATCAGAGGTTATCGTTGATAATGCTGGTTAA
- a CDS encoding tyrosine-type recombinase/integrase, which produces MGAWTPKDAERRNLPLTEELVTLLGTAREESPDGLPYVFISQERYATIQQKRAGSDWSQTDGTSPLNNFDRQWRRICKQADIEGTTFHDLRRTCLTNWLRSGLSELDVMNMAGHSSFETTRKFYLAVSDDLVDRTRRASKQALQQFSVANLLHTPVLRENEKSQSRISA; this is translated from the coding sequence ATGGGGGCATGGACACCAAAAGACGCCGAGAGACGCAACCTGCCTCTAACTGAGGAGCTTGTAACGCTGCTGGGGACTGCACGTGAAGAGAGTCCCGATGGGCTGCCATATGTGTTCATATCGCAAGAACGTTATGCGACGATTCAGCAGAAGCGTGCTGGCAGTGACTGGTCGCAGACAGATGGGACCAGCCCCTTGAACAACTTTGACAGACAATGGCGGCGAATCTGCAAGCAGGCGGACATCGAGGGCACAACCTTCCACGATCTGCGCAGGACGTGTCTGACGAACTGGCTGAGGTCAGGGCTGAGTGAACTGGACGTGATGAACATGGCAGGTCATTCAAGTTTTGAGACCACCAGGAAGTTCTATCTGGCGGTTTCTGACGACCTTGTGGACCGTACCAGGCGTGCAAGTAAGCAGGCTCTGCAGCAGTTTTCAGTTGCAAATCTGTTGCACACCCCTGTTTTGAGAGAAAACGAAAAAAGCCAGTCACGCATAAGTGCTTGA
- the larC gene encoding nickel pincer cofactor biosynthesis protein LarC, which yields MKIAYLDCFAGAAGDMFTSSMLHAGADKESLIDKLQSLKLPDLQIQITEVMRSGISCCHFKPTASEEQPHRHLPDIVNIIEQSDISERAKKDAVSIFEILADAEAKVHNKTRETIHFHEVGAVDSIVDIISACVCVDLLGIEKVICSPVTVGFGMTKCAHGQMPVPAPATAEILQKASVPTRPGPVEAEMLTPTGAAIIAHFVTEFGPPPQMAIENIGYGAGTADHEKLPNALRIMIGCIDQPKETDTDTICLLETNIDDLTGEQIGDICEVLLDNGALDVFTTPIYMKKSRPAVMLSVICEPDCEQNLTAIMFSHGITLGIRRQALQRSILKRRFVEVDTEFGTIPVKIAEFGGCVVTAKPEFDKCRQAADKFKVTTKQVEIAVMRDLHI from the coding sequence ATGAAGATCGCATATTTAGATTGCTTCGCAGGCGCCGCCGGCGACATGTTCACATCGTCAATGCTGCATGCAGGTGCAGATAAAGAATCTCTGATAGATAAGCTCCAAAGTCTGAAACTGCCCGACCTGCAGATACAGATAACCGAAGTCATGCGGTCAGGCATCTCGTGCTGCCATTTCAAACCCACAGCCTCTGAAGAACAACCTCACAGGCACCTGCCTGATATTGTAAACATAATTGAGCAAAGTGACATATCAGAGCGTGCCAAAAAGGACGCGGTCTCGATTTTCGAGATACTTGCAGATGCCGAGGCCAAAGTACACAATAAAACCCGCGAGACAATCCACTTTCACGAAGTCGGGGCCGTTGATTCCATCGTCGATATCATCAGTGCATGCGTTTGCGTGGACCTGCTGGGCATAGAAAAAGTCATCTGCAGTCCGGTTACTGTCGGCTTCGGAATGACGAAATGCGCACACGGCCAAATGCCGGTTCCCGCACCGGCTACTGCGGAGATACTTCAAAAAGCTTCCGTACCCACTCGCCCCGGCCCGGTCGAGGCTGAAATGCTCACACCCACCGGCGCAGCTATAATCGCCCATTTTGTCACCGAATTCGGTCCGCCCCCACAAATGGCAATAGAAAATATCGGTTACGGAGCAGGTACCGCCGATCATGAAAAGCTCCCAAACGCACTTCGCATAATGATTGGCTGCATCGACCAACCAAAAGAAACAGACACCGATACGATTTGCCTTCTGGAGACCAATATTGATGATCTTACAGGGGAACAGATCGGCGATATTTGTGAGGTTTTGCTGGATAACGGTGCTTTGGACGTGTTTACGACGCCTATATATATGAAAAAGAGCCGACCGGCTGTAATGTTATCGGTCATATGTGAGCCGGATTGTGAGCAGAATCTGACCGCAATCATGTTCAGTCATGGCATTACGCTCGGGATAAGAAGGCAAGCACTCCAGAGAAGCATCCTGAAACGCCGTTTTGTTGAAGTTGATACGGAATTCGGCACGATACCTGTCAAAATCGCCGAATTTGGAGGCTGCGTTGTGACAGCCAAGCCAGAATTCGACAAATGCCGACAGGCTGCTGATAAATTCAAGGTAACGACTAAGCAGGTCGAAATAGCCGTCATGCGTGATCTTCATATATAG
- a CDS encoding sodium:solute symporter family protein: protein MTLGAIGMLNGLDLVIIGLFFVVIIMIGLIVSRTAGKSSAEFFLGGRSMPWWLLGVSMVACTFSCDTPNLVTGFVREQGVAANWGWWAFLITGMVTVFIYAQLWRRSKVMTDLEFYEMRYSGKSAAVIRGFRSLYLGVLFNCLIMGTVTLAAIKIGQVIFGVDPWVAVVCGSIGVVIYATAGGIKSCLWADFFQYSIAMVGAVYAAYVAVNQPEVNGLSNLLTAPGVEGKLSWAPNFDNWLEWVPLLLIPVAVQWWAVWYPGAEPGGGGYIAQRMLSAKNEKHAMGATLFFNFMHYAIRPWPWIVVGLASIACYPTLADIKAQFPDIDPTYLKADIAYPVMISRLGPGFLGVVVASLIAAYMSTIGTHLNWGSSYVVNDWYKRFVRPEASEKELVLVGRLCTILLMVIAATFALTFLQDAVSAFQILLLSGAGTGAIYLLRWFWWRINAWSEIAAMVVATILACWVVLGVGDEGTLKWYVDNSVVEDQVMAIQDTDLAGDISTTVDESNEKTAELKADVEKKVEIWRDAREESKLARDRARYRYDEALDAQQAHKSEHTTMALVKAAGGFNYDYSVKPASEIEEQLKKDEATYAEVTGKFEQLQDAYTDANAKLAVAEDKYEEALFSVDDWDAPVLVEARDAYKQAQKDAAQARKDYDRYFADYGQTTAIAQADTEMPAWGESFQKFVKGHGDGVKAVIKNGSVYVYDSAIEGLVFSVKLLFVVIVVSISWIIATFVTPAVDKETLRSFYKLCHPGGPGWKKVVEDARKDGVEIDEVNAVGDWKLPLQILCVFLGCVAIYSCLFSVGNYVYGNVVWGTVLLVVTIISTIILFKSFGKMKFEVDKQEA, encoded by the coding sequence ATGACTTTAGGTGCAATAGGAATGTTGAACGGGCTCGACCTGGTGATCATAGGCCTGTTTTTCGTTGTGATCATCATGATCGGTCTTATCGTGTCGCGGACAGCAGGCAAGAGTTCTGCGGAGTTTTTCCTTGGCGGGCGAAGCATGCCCTGGTGGCTGCTTGGTGTGTCAATGGTGGCGTGCACGTTCAGTTGCGATACGCCTAACCTGGTGACAGGTTTTGTACGTGAGCAGGGTGTGGCGGCTAACTGGGGCTGGTGGGCGTTCCTGATCACCGGTATGGTTACCGTATTCATCTATGCACAGCTCTGGCGCCGTTCCAAGGTTATGACAGACCTCGAATTCTACGAGATGCGTTACAGCGGCAAGAGTGCTGCTGTCATTCGCGGCTTCCGCTCGCTGTACCTTGGTGTGCTGTTTAACTGTCTGATCATGGGTACCGTTACGCTGGCTGCGATCAAGATCGGACAGGTTATTTTCGGCGTGGACCCGTGGGTGGCAGTGGTATGCGGCTCGATTGGCGTGGTCATCTATGCTACCGCCGGTGGTATCAAGAGCTGTCTCTGGGCGGATTTCTTCCAGTATTCGATCGCAATGGTCGGTGCTGTCTACGCGGCATATGTTGCAGTAAATCAGCCTGAAGTTAATGGGCTCAGTAATCTGCTTACTGCTCCGGGTGTAGAGGGCAAGCTTAGCTGGGCACCCAACTTCGATAACTGGCTGGAGTGGGTTCCGCTGCTGCTTATCCCGGTCGCAGTACAGTGGTGGGCGGTCTGGTATCCGGGTGCTGAGCCCGGTGGCGGCGGCTACATTGCTCAACGTATGCTTTCAGCGAAAAACGAAAAACATGCGATGGGTGCAACACTGTTCTTCAACTTCATGCACTATGCAATAAGGCCCTGGCCCTGGATCGTAGTGGGTCTTGCTTCGATAGCCTGCTATCCGACGCTTGCAGATATTAAGGCGCAGTTCCCTGATATCGATCCGACTTATCTCAAGGCAGATATCGCGTATCCAGTGATGATCTCACGTCTCGGGCCCGGTTTCCTGGGCGTCGTGGTTGCATCTCTGATCGCAGCTTATATGTCCACGATCGGTACGCATCTGAACTGGGGTTCTTCTTATGTGGTCAATGACTGGTACAAGCGTTTTGTAAGGCCTGAAGCGAGCGAGAAAGAGCTCGTATTGGTTGGCCGGCTGTGCACCATTCTTCTGATGGTCATCGCGGCGACGTTTGCTTTGACCTTCCTGCAGGATGCAGTGAGCGCGTTCCAGATCCTGCTTCTTTCCGGTGCCGGTACCGGTGCTATTTATCTGCTCCGCTGGTTCTGGTGGCGGATCAACGCCTGGAGTGAGATCGCGGCGATGGTAGTTGCAACGATACTCGCTTGCTGGGTTGTGCTGGGCGTTGGTGACGAAGGTACACTCAAGTGGTACGTAGATAATTCTGTAGTCGAAGACCAGGTTATGGCGATCCAGGACACTGACCTGGCTGGTGATATCTCGACGACTGTTGATGAATCAAACGAGAAAACCGCCGAGCTCAAAGCTGATGTCGAGAAAAAGGTCGAAATATGGCGTGACGCTCGTGAAGAAAGCAAGCTTGCCAGGGACCGTGCAAGATACAGATATGATGAGGCCCTGGATGCTCAACAGGCACACAAGTCTGAGCATACCACAATGGCACTTGTAAAGGCGGCAGGCGGTTTCAATTATGACTATTCGGTCAAACCCGCAAGTGAGATCGAAGAGCAGCTTAAAAAAGACGAAGCTACCTATGCAGAGGTGACCGGCAAGTTCGAGCAACTGCAGGATGCGTACACAGACGCAAACGCTAAACTTGCTGTCGCTGAAGACAAATACGAGGAAGCCTTGTTCTCGGTTGATGACTGGGACGCACCTGTTCTTGTAGAAGCTCGTGACGCTTACAAGCAGGCTCAGAAAGATGCGGCTCAGGCTCGCAAGGATTATGACAGGTATTTCGCAGATTATGGCCAGACGACAGCTATTGCTCAAGCTGATACTGAGATGCCGGCGTGGGGCGAATCGTTCCAGAAATTTGTCAAGGGCCACGGCGACGGCGTCAAAGCTGTCATAAAGAACGGCAGCGTCTATGTATACGACTCCGCGATAGAAGGACTCGTATTCTCTGTAAAGCTGCTGTTTGTCGTAATAGTAGTTTCCATTTCGTGGATCATAGCGACGTTCGTTACTCCGGCAGTAGATAAGGAAACGCTGCGAAGCTTCTACAAGCTATGTCATCCGGGCGGTCCCGGCTGGAAGAAGGTCGTGGAAGATGCTCGTAAGGACGGTGTGGAGATCGACGAGGTCAACGCAGTTGGCGACTGGAAGCTGCCACTGCAGATACTTTGTGTATTCCTTGGCTGCGTGGCGATCTACTCATGCCTGTTCTCCGTTGGTAACTATGTATACGGCAACGTCGTATGGGGCACAGTGCTGCTTGTTGTGACAATCATATCGACGATCATTCTGTTCAAGAGCTTCGGCAAGATGAAGTTCGAAGTAGATAAGCAGGAAGCATAA
- a CDS encoding NPCBM/NEW2 domain-containing protein, translating to MRADPKLMYKVSDLTLRSLNGTLDEKGLKCLEGLLETSPLAMEYYTEIVLTYVGLDDSEGILGLQEADRVFDRDLWQALAEEEQIAPAVVLEKSDKQTEKTVRQVRPVSRIHFKSRRTVSRLAVYTLAASLSAIMLFMVMILFTSPQPDIAVLTDSIDAEWEGFDGLSVGNTLREGELTLVRGYAEIEFNEGAIVTLEAPANIILDSEREITVNRGKAYAYVPPEAVGFSVSTPASRVVDLGTEFGVAVGQDGTSELHVYKGETFLIAGRGEAKNTRNLKAGSASQVDYATGNVVEMEIDDSAFVRKIDSQSNFIWDGRNLNLADIVGGGKGFGGGRLRHGVPHPKSKIKPGLEEGSAYVLVDKNNLIDGVFVPNGETQISSTGLVFYDCPQTSGYVYTSVSYGMPQGTSEDDKMMTLNGLDYETESNPAISMHANLGVTFDLNNIRTEIGSLGISGFKSLCGVADRDDTVRSSVGFYVLVDGEKKFHKLIPAQQEIAEVDIDLSPDDRFLTLITTDAGDGQPSDWAMFAEPVLVLDAERRE from the coding sequence ATGAGAGCTGATCCAAAATTGATGTACAAGGTCTCTGATCTGACCCTCCGATCGTTGAATGGGACGCTGGATGAAAAAGGGTTGAAGTGCCTTGAGGGATTGCTTGAGACCAGTCCTTTGGCCATGGAGTACTATACAGAGATAGTACTGACGTATGTGGGGTTGGACGATAGCGAGGGTATTCTGGGACTTCAGGAAGCGGACAGGGTTTTTGACCGTGATTTATGGCAGGCCCTGGCTGAGGAAGAGCAGATCGCTCCTGCCGTTGTTTTAGAAAAGTCGGACAAGCAGACAGAAAAGACTGTTAGACAAGTAAGGCCGGTATCACGAATACATTTCAAGTCCAGGCGAACTGTGTCGCGGCTTGCTGTCTACACGCTTGCTGCTTCGTTAAGCGCGATCATGCTTTTTATGGTGATGATCTTGTTTACGTCTCCTCAACCGGATATCGCAGTCTTGACGGATTCGATAGACGCCGAATGGGAAGGATTCGACGGTTTATCGGTTGGTAATACGCTTAGAGAAGGCGAGCTGACACTGGTCCGAGGATACGCCGAGATTGAATTCAACGAAGGTGCTATAGTCACTCTTGAGGCCCCAGCCAACATAATCCTCGACAGTGAGCGAGAGATTACGGTTAATCGAGGAAAAGCTTATGCTTATGTCCCACCTGAGGCGGTTGGTTTTTCAGTGAGTACCCCCGCAAGCAGGGTTGTCGACCTTGGTACAGAGTTCGGTGTTGCGGTAGGGCAGGATGGAACCAGTGAACTGCACGTTTATAAAGGAGAAACTTTCCTTATAGCCGGGCGAGGCGAGGCCAAAAACACCCGCAATCTAAAGGCAGGCTCTGCAAGCCAGGTTGATTATGCTACAGGGAATGTAGTTGAAATGGAAATAGATGACTCTGCTTTTGTTAGAAAGATAGATTCGCAGAGTAATTTTATATGGGACGGCAGAAACCTGAACCTTGCCGATATTGTCGGAGGTGGTAAGGGATTTGGCGGGGGCAGGTTAAGACACGGCGTACCGCATCCAAAGAGTAAAATTAAGCCTGGGCTGGAGGAAGGGTCAGCATATGTTTTGGTCGACAAGAATAATTTGATCGACGGAGTTTTCGTGCCTAACGGCGAAACTCAGATAAGTTCTACAGGTCTTGTGTTTTACGATTGCCCGCAAACCTCGGGATATGTTTACACTTCGGTCAGCTATGGTATGCCACAGGGAACCAGTGAGGATGATAAAATGATGACGCTTAACGGCCTTGACTACGAGACTGAATCAAATCCTGCGATATCTATGCATGCAAACCTTGGTGTCACGTTTGATCTTAACAATATACGAACTGAAATTGGAAGCTTGGGAATTTCCGGGTTCAAAAGTCTTTGTGGAGTTGCTGACAGGGATGATACGGTAAGAAGTTCAGTTGGTTTCTACGTTCTGGTGGACGGTGAAAAAAAATTCCACAAGCTAATTCCAGCGCAACAAGAGATCGCTGAAGTGGACATTGATTTGTCGCCTGATGATCGCTTCCTGACGTTAATAACAACTGATGCCGGTGACGGTCAGCCTTCCGACTGGGCAATGTTTGCCGAGCCTGTGCTTGTTTTGGACGCTGAACGGCGAGAGTGA